Below is a window of Verrucomicrobiota bacterium DNA.
AAAGAAATCCGAAGCCCGAACGCTCCTGATCCAGCGGTTGGCTTTGGAGCCATTGCTCCGCCCTGCTGCACGAGCGTATTTGGGCCATCGGATATCGGCCTGCTTCGGTGTTTCGAGAATTCGAAATCAAGCTCATTGCACCGTCGCCTGCCCGCTTGCGAACCGCCGCAATCGGAGTAATGGTATCCAGCTAAACCGGGACGACCGTCGTTCCGGGTCGAATGCCTGTCGAACTCCTAACTGACGCCGGCCAGTGCGCGCCGGCGTGCTACCCGCAACGCGTGGGCGCCATGGCCACGCAGCGCGCGGCGCCGCCCGTTCGTAAATTCTCGCGACACCAGTTCTGGTTGATCCGGTTGGCGCTCATCGGTTTGTTCGCATGGGATCCGGCGTTGGGCCTCGCGCAGTCCAGCAGACCGGGTATGGGTTCAATTCCCTACGCTGATGCGGCGGGGACTGGCGTCACGTTTCGGGTCTGGGCACCACACGCCGCATCCGTAAACGTGCCGGGCACTTTTAATGGCTGGAGCACGACTGCGAATCCGCTGGTGCAAGAAGGCTTGTCAGGGCTCTGGTCCGCGGACATTCCCGCCGCGAGAGCCGGTCACGAATACAAATACTTCATCAATGGAAGCTATTGGTGGAAGGATCCGCGTAGCCGCAAGGTGACTTACAGCGGCTACGATTCCCCCGGCGCCAACTCGATCATCTACGATCCTGGTGCGTTCGATTGGATGGGCGATGCGCGTCTCGCCGTCAACGCGCCCAATTTGGTCATCTACGAGATGCATGTCGGGACATTCCATGATCCGACCCCTGCCTCCGGCGGGCCGGGCAAGTTTATGGATGCGATTGCGAAACTCGATCACTTGTCAGCGCTCGGTGTGAATGCGGTCGAGTTGCTGCCGATTGCGGAATTTCCCGGCGACAACAGTTGGGGATACAATCCGGCGGACCTCTATGCCGTTGAAAATAGCGGCTACGGCGGGCCGGACGGGTTGAAGTCATTCGTGCGCGCCGCGCACGGGCGCGGCATTCGCGTTCTGTTGGATGTGGTCCACAACCATTGGGGCCCGACGGATTTCGAGCTGTTTGGTTTCGACACGGGATCAGCGAACCGCTTCTACGTTTATACCAACTCAGGCATCTGCTGCACAGCGTGGGGCAACCGTCCCAATTATGCCAACGAAGGAGTTCGGTCGTTCATCATTGATAACATCCGCATGTGGCAGGACGAGTATCACGTGGATGGCTTCCGCTGGGATGCGGTGGGCGCGATGCGACATTACGATCCGGGTTATGTGTCCATTCCCGAAGCGGACACGCTGATCCAATACATCAACTCGGCCGTCATTGACAGCAACTCCATCAGCATTGCCGAAGACGACTCGTCTGGCATGGATTTTGACGCGCAGTGGAACACAGGTTTCGGGGACACGTTGATCGCTCAAGTGACCAAAACGAGCGACGCGGACAGGGACATGAATGTGTTGTCGGCCGTGATGAGCGGGGCTGGTTTTGCGCGGGTGCTCTATTCTGAGAGTCACGATTTGGTCGGCGACCTCAACGGTCCGGCGAATCAGCGTTTGCCCAAGCGAATCGATCCAGCGACACCCGACAGCTATTGGGCGCGCAAACGTTCCATGCTGGCGGCGGCAACGGTGCTGACGACACCTGGTATTCCCATGTTGTTCATGGGGCAGGAATTGTTGGAGGTGAACCAATTTGGAACCGGGAACCCGCTCCAATGGTCGCGCACCAACACGTATGCGGGAGTGCTGGAATTTTATCGCGACCTGATTCAACTTCGGCGCAACCTGGACGGCGTCAGCCTTGGCCTGACCGGGCCGAACCTGACCTGGCACGTGGTCCGCGATGACACAACATACAAACTGCTCGCCTTCCATCGCTGGGGCGCCGGCCCGAATGACCAGGTGATGGTCGTGCTCAACTTTGCCAACACCGTAATCCCGAGTTATTGGATTTCCGGCTGGCCGGCCGACGGGGTGTGGTACGCCAATCTCAATTCTGATTCGACCCGGTACGGTTCTGACTTTGGCAACCTGGGCAGCGCCCGCGTCACGGTGTCCGGTGGCAGCGGTGAAATCGCCATCGGCCCGTACAGCGTCTTGATCCTGTCACGACAGGACCTGGCCGCCGCGGTGAACTCACAACTCGAGTTCACCAGCGTGCACAATGAAAATGGAAACCTGGTTCTGAACTGGACCGGTCCGACCCGCCTTTGGCAGATTATCCAACGCGCGGCGAGCCTTGCGGGACCGTGGAATGATATTTACACCAATGCACCGCCGACGCCGATCACCAACGTGTTCGTCGTGCCCGGTCCGATAGCCTCACCGGCTTACTTCAGAGTCAACGCGCGTCCGTGACGCTACGGTGGCTATCAGGTTTCAGGTCAAAAGCCGCTTACCAAAGCAACGGCACCCAACATGGTTTCTGCTTCTCTCATTTTGGTGTTCGCTTTGTTCGTGGTGTCCTCCAACGCCGCAACGAACCGAGCTGGCTTCCAACTTGCGTCGCGCGGAGGTTTGAGGTTAGATGACCGGCGTCCAGTGTGGGCAAGGCTGTGCGCGGCCCCAGTGGCACGTCGGACGGCAAACGGATCGGTGAGACATGGCGCATACGAAACAGACCGGGCCTAAGGACAGCAGGAAACGCATCCTGTTGGTGGACGACCACGCCGTCGTGCGTTTCGGCATCGCGCAATTGATCAACCGCCAGGGCGACCTTGTCGTTTGTGGCGA
It encodes the following:
- a CDS encoding alpha amylase C-terminal domain-containing protein, which gives rise to MPVELLTDAGQCAPACYPQRVGAMATQRAAPPVRKFSRHQFWLIRLALIGLFAWDPALGLAQSSRPGMGSIPYADAAGTGVTFRVWAPHAASVNVPGTFNGWSTTANPLVQEGLSGLWSADIPAARAGHEYKYFINGSYWWKDPRSRKVTYSGYDSPGANSIIYDPGAFDWMGDARLAVNAPNLVIYEMHVGTFHDPTPASGGPGKFMDAIAKLDHLSALGVNAVELLPIAEFPGDNSWGYNPADLYAVENSGYGGPDGLKSFVRAAHGRGIRVLLDVVHNHWGPTDFELFGFDTGSANRFYVYTNSGICCTAWGNRPNYANEGVRSFIIDNIRMWQDEYHVDGFRWDAVGAMRHYDPGYVSIPEADTLIQYINSAVIDSNSISIAEDDSSGMDFDAQWNTGFGDTLIAQVTKTSDADRDMNVLSAVMSGAGFARVLYSESHDLVGDLNGPANQRLPKRIDPATPDSYWARKRSMLAAATVLTTPGIPMLFMGQELLEVNQFGTGNPLQWSRTNTYAGVLEFYRDLIQLRRNLDGVSLGLTGPNLTWHVVRDDTTYKLLAFHRWGAGPNDQVMVVLNFANTVIPSYWISGWPADGVWYANLNSDSTRYGSDFGNLGSARVTVSGGSGEIAIGPYSVLILSRQDLAAAVNSQLEFTSVHNENGNLVLNWTGPTRLWQIIQRAASLAGPWNDIYTNAPPTPITNVFVVPGPIASPAYFRVNARP